A stretch of DNA from Parvularcula bermudensis HTCC2503:
CGAAGGTCACCCTCTATCGGCAGGGGGTAAGGACCGGGTGCGGCTACGGGACTTCAGCCATCGGCCCGTTCTATTGTCCTCAGGACCAGCGCATTTATCTCGACACAGACTTTTTCGATGCCCTTAAGAAGCGGTTCGGTGTCGCCGGGGACTTCCCCGCCGATTATGTGATCGCCCATGAGGTCGGCCACCATGTTCAAAATGCCCTCGGCATCTTGGACCAGACGAAGGAATTCCAGGATTTGGTGAGCCGGTGGGAAGCCAATCAGCTACAGGTACGGATCGAACTTCAGGCCGATTGTCTGGCGGGCCTTTGGGCCAGCCGAGAGCGCCAGGCCGTTGAGCCAGGCGACATCGAAGAGGCGCAAGATGCCGCCGAGGCCATTGGTGACGATCGACTGCAAGAACAATCCGGCGGGGTGATCAATCCAGACAGTTTCACCCACGGGACGTCAGCACAACGGATGCGTTGGTTTATGCGCGGATTTCAATCAGGGCAGTTCGCCGACTGCGATACCTTCAGGATCGAATACGACGATCTATGAGGCGGGTCCCCTTCGCCCAGTAGAGGAAGGAGGGGAGCTTCGCGTCGCGGCCAAAGGCGCGCCAGGGCCTTATCGGCCCCAGCGGGACCCGGGGGCGTTTAGAGCGGGAGGAGACGGCTCGTCTTGCGTAATTGGTCGGCGCCGGAGGACCCCTCGGCCCAGACCCGGTGGTCGCGGTCGAGCTCGTAAGCGGCAATCGCCGCCATGGTGACAATGTCTCCCGATTGGGCGCCGGTCTGGAGGATCTGCACTGGGCGAGACAGACCGATCAGCAGGGGGCCAAGGACCGTCGCCCCGCCGATTTCGGCCATGAGCTTGCTGGCGATTCCGCCGGAATGAAGGCCCGGGCAGATGAGCAAGTTTGCCGGCCCGGTCAGGCGCGCAAAGGGATAGAGCGCTTTTAAGCGATTGTGGTCGAGGGCCATGCGCGGCGTCATCTCCCCCTCATATTCGAAATCCGCCATCTGGTCGGATTCGTCGAGAAGACGGACAGCGGCGGCGATCCGGTTCACCCCTTCGGTATTGGGGTTGCCGAAATTCGAGTGGCTGACGAATGCGACCCGCGGCGTGAACCCCATCTGCCGGACGGCGTGGGCCGACTGGATGGCGATATCCGCCAGCTCTTCCGGCTGGGGAAGGTCCGCAATCGTCGTATCCGCCATAAAGACGGTCCGCCCTCTGGCCAACAGAACCGACATCCCAATCACCCGCTCGCTTGGACGGGAATCGAGCGCAAGTTGCACATTATTGAGGGCGGCGCTGTAATGCCGGGTGATCCCGGTCACCATCCCGTCGGCATGGCCGAGGGCCAGCATACAGGCAGCAAAGACATTTCTGTCCTGATTGACCAGGCGGCGGCAATCTCGCTCAAGATACCCATCGCGCTGCAGGCGATTGTACAGATACTGCGTATAGGCGGGACCGTTGGCGGAATGCCGTGCGTTCCAAATCTCGATATTGTGCGTCTGGGAGAGGCCGAGCCTGTTGAACTCGCGATTGACGAGGTCATCCCGGCCGATAAGGATCGCCTGGCCGAGCCCTTGTTGCTGAAAAGCGTAGGCGGCGCGGATGATCACTTCTTCTTCGCCCTCGGCGAAAACGATCCGCTTTGGCGTCTCCGAGGCTTTGACATTGGCGTGGATCTTTTGAAGGAAGCTCGCCGAAGGATCGAGGCGGGTCGCCAGCCGCCCCTCATAGGCGGCGACATCGTCGAGGGGACGACGGGCGACACCGGTCTCGCAGGCGGCTTTTGCCACCGCCGGCGGAATTTTCGACAAAAGACGGGGGTCGAACGGGGTGGGGATGATATATCCCGGCCCGAATTGTAGGCGCTTACCATAAGCGAGGGCGACCTCGTCCGGCACATCCTCTCGCGCCAATTCAGCCAAGGCCTTCGCGCAGGCGATCTTCATTTCTTCGTTGATCGTCCGGGCCCGGACATCGAGAGCGCCGCGGAAAATATAAGGGAAGCCGAGGACGTTGTTGACCTGATTGGGATAGTCCGATCGCCCGGTGGCCATGATGGCGTCGCCTCGGACCTCCGCCACCTCCTCTGGGGTGATCTCAGGCGTGGGGTTCGCCATGGCGAAAATGATGGGATTCTTGGCCATGGACTTCACCATTTCCTTGGTGAAGGCGCCGCCTGCGGACAGGCCGATGGCCACGTCCGCGCCGTCCATGACCTCGGCCAGCGTGCGTTTGTCCGTGGGCACGGCATGGGCGGACCGCCATTGGTCCATGCGTTCCGTCCGTCCCTCGTAAAGGGTGCCCTGCCGGTCGCAAAGGATGACGTTTTCGTGTTTGATGCCCATCGCCTTGATCAGGCCAACGACGGACAAGGCGGACGACCCCGCCCCGGAAACGGCGACCTTCACCTCGTCAATCCGCTTGCCGACAATATCGAGGGCGTTGATGAGCCCCGCAGCGGAGATGATGGCCGTCCCGTGCTGATCGTCGTGGAAGACCGGGATGTCCATCAATTCCTTCAACCGCTGCTCAATATAGAAGCTCTCGGGCGCGGAAATATCCTCAAGATTGATGCCGCCGAAGGACGGTCCCAGATATTTCACGGCATTGATGAATTCTTCGGGGTCCTCCGTGTCGATCTCGAGGTCGACCGAGTCGATATCGGCAAAGCGTTTGAAGAGAACCGACTTGCCTTCCATCACGGGTTTGGAGGCGAGGGCCCCAAGATTGCCGAGGCCAAGGATCGCCGTCCCGTTGGAAATCACCGCGACCATGTTTCCTTTGGTGGTCAGGTCATAGGCGCTTTCGGGATCTTCGGCGATTTTTTTGACCGGCACGGCGACGCCGGGCGAATAGGCCAGCGAGAGGTCACGCTGGGTAGCCATCGGCTTGGTCGGCATGATTTCTAACTTGCCCGGCTTCCCCCGTGAGTGGAAATCGAGGGCTTCGGCGTCGGTGAACTTGGTCGTTGTATCGTCGGTCATGCCTTGCGCTTAGCCCGCCGCGCCGCGCCGCGCCAGAGAAACGGTGGTGCTTAACTTGACAAAATAGGGGAAGAGACCATCGCCCCCCCACCCCTTCCATTTTGTGAGGAGAGAAGGCCCGATGGGACCCCACGCTCTCTGCGGCAGGGGTCAGTCGGTCTCTCCCCCATAGCGTGTTTCCTGCGCCCTCGCGGCCAGGTCCTGGGGGTGGGGAAGCGGGACGGGGATCACCGGCCCAGCGGTCTGTGCGCGAGGGCGGCGTTTCGCCCAAGGGCGAATATCGCAGCTTGCGCCGCCCTGGGCTGGTGATGCACGGCGAGACCGGTGACCGCGCCAAAGGGCGTGGCGGCGTCTTTTCCTTTAAGGTCTATGGCCTCGATCGAAAACACGGTCTCAGTCGGGTGCGCATGGCGCGATAGGAGATAGCCCGTCGATGGGGAGCCGTCAGGATCGGCGCTCATAGTGCTGGCCGCGTCGCCAAGGGTGAAGGAGAGGCCGAATACGACCTCTTCTTGCTCCGTTTGCTGATTTAAGGTGGCGGCCCTTTCCAGGGAGGCGTGGAGCACCGCCAACCCTTGATCGGTCAGGGCAAGATCGCGCAGGTCGGTCTCGACGGTCACGCGTCCC
This window harbors:
- a CDS encoding neutral zinc metallopeptidase; this encodes MARWDNRRRSDNVERVGGRTIGVGLIVGILRLIFSRFGFAGILVAAAGYFALSALGHDPLKLVAGLSSGTETQGSAQPSPYDDRVAAVVGSTEDVWSAIFSEQGFGEYPEPKVTLYRQGVRTGCGYGTSAIGPFYCPQDQRIYLDTDFFDALKKRFGVAGDFPADYVIAHEVGHHVQNALGILDQTKEFQDLVSRWEANQLQVRIELQADCLAGLWASRERQAVEPGDIEEAQDAAEAIGDDRLQEQSGGVINPDSFTHGTSAQRMRWFMRGFQSGQFADCDTFRIEYDDL
- a CDS encoding NADP-dependent malic enzyme, with translation MTDDTTTKFTDAEALDFHSRGKPGKLEIMPTKPMATQRDLSLAYSPGVAVPVKKIAEDPESAYDLTTKGNMVAVISNGTAILGLGNLGALASKPVMEGKSVLFKRFADIDSVDLEIDTEDPEEFINAVKYLGPSFGGINLEDISAPESFYIEQRLKELMDIPVFHDDQHGTAIISAAGLINALDIVGKRIDEVKVAVSGAGSSALSVVGLIKAMGIKHENVILCDRQGTLYEGRTERMDQWRSAHAVPTDKRTLAEVMDGADVAIGLSAGGAFTKEMVKSMAKNPIIFAMANPTPEITPEEVAEVRGDAIMATGRSDYPNQVNNVLGFPYIFRGALDVRARTINEEMKIACAKALAELAREDVPDEVALAYGKRLQFGPGYIIPTPFDPRLLSKIPPAVAKAACETGVARRPLDDVAAYEGRLATRLDPSASFLQKIHANVKASETPKRIVFAEGEEEVIIRAAYAFQQQGLGQAILIGRDDLVNREFNRLGLSQTHNIEIWNARHSANGPAYTQYLYNRLQRDGYLERDCRRLVNQDRNVFAACMLALGHADGMVTGITRHYSAALNNVQLALDSRPSERVIGMSVLLARGRTVFMADTTIADLPQPEELADIAIQSAHAVRQMGFTPRVAFVSHSNFGNPNTEGVNRIAAAVRLLDESDQMADFEYEGEMTPRMALDHNRLKALYPFARLTGPANLLICPGLHSGGIASKLMAEIGGATVLGPLLIGLSRPVQILQTGAQSGDIVTMAAIAAYELDRDHRVWAEGSSGADQLRKTSRLLPL